aaagcaaacataagaTTTCATAAATAATGACTCACATGCTATATTCCAAGCTTTCtgaatttttcatatttaacaTTTGCAACCAGATCAGAGAGATGAACTAAATCACtcttattcataaaaaaatacatttgtttttacGAACTGGATCAACAGATTCATTCAACTCCAAAATGATTTGATGGCCTGTTCATCACACAAAGTAATTATGCTTCTGAAGAATTTAAATATAGTACATGATACATATAGATACACATTATACAATTTCATGATATCATTTTGTAGttctttgttgtcatttttgagCTTGACGACTCCACTTTCGTTACACAAAATAttcttaaattataaaaaaattgtattccacagaagaaagacagTCATATAGGTTTTAAATGACAATTTTGgggattttaatattttattatatgatgTAAAAaggtacatttaaaataaataaataaatatatatttttttacatttttaaattgagaAATGGTTAATCAtctacggtaacactttacaataaggttcattggttaaacattagttaatgtattaattaacatgaactaaccatgagcaatacatgttactgtatttactaatcttcgttaacgttagttcatgaaaatacagttgttcattgtttgttcatgataGTAcgcagtgcattaactaatgttaacaagattttaataatgtattagtaaatgttgaaattaacattaataaagattaataaatgctgtataagtgcagttcattattagttcatgttaactaatgaaccttattgtaaagtgttaccacatctactttaataatcaaatatttgtaatttaaatgttGCCTTTAACTGAAATACATGTCTATTTTTTACAAAGCCTTTAAGGAGacatggtggtggaaaaaaatattagataggaggaaaaataataagttaatgcttttgcgttcactcgcaaaatgtttgcgttccccaGAGAAACTCTGTGTTTGCTCATCAAACCTTTGCTttcgcttgcaaaacttttgtgttctttgagagtgaacgcaaagtttctcgaaGAAACGCAAAAtatttgcgagagaacgcaaaagcattgccaaataatttttcctcccacatattttttttttcttcaccatGTCTCTTTAGGGGGTCCGTAACTTTTGAATGCCAGTCAGTGGAGAAACATGTTGTTTTGCTTGCATAACAGTGTAGTTATGACATTTGCCAGCAGGGGAACAAGACTCATCATGTTACCCACGCTCTCTCATTCTCTGTGATCTACACTCACCTGTGGCCTCTACCATTCCTTCCAGGATGACCACTATTTCAAACTCTTCTCGTGCCAGTTGCTCCTGAGAGATGTCCCAGAAGGGGCTGTTCTTGTTGATCTCATGGCAAATGATCAGCGGTGACACCAGAAACAGTCGATCGTCCCCCGTATCAAAGCCCACATTAATGTCCGTCTGGTTTAGGGGGATGAACTCTCCTTCCTTGGTCTGTTTAGATCGGATGAGCTTGGCCCTAATGGAGGCCTCCACTATGTGCGAGTTTCGCAAGTCACCGACACGGAACATCAAACACAGTTTGCTGTCCCGCACGGATATCACAGCTGTGTTGGAAAACATGAGCGTTTCGGCGCGTTTCTTTGGCTGTGAGATTTTCACAAACATGCAACCCACCATGAAGGCATTGACGATGGAGCCCAAGATGGCCTGCACCAGAAGCAGGATGATTCCCTCGGGGCATTTGTCCGTTATGACACGGTACCCATAACCGATGGTGGTCTCAGTCTCTATGGAAAAAAGGAACGCAGAGACGAAGCCATTAAGGTTATTCACACAAGGTGTCCACTTGGCGTCATCGGTATGGTCCAGATCTCCACGGATGTAGGCGATGAGCCACCAAATGAGGCCAAAAAACACCCAGGTGGTGGTGTAGACCAGCGTGAAGACCAGCAGATTGAAGCGCCACTTTAAGTCCACTAGCGTGGTGAAGATGTCTGTCAGGTAACGGTAGGTTTCACGCACGTTTCCATGGTGGACATTGCACTTGCCGTCCTTTTCCACGTAGCGCTGCCGCCGTTTCTTCAGCGAACATCCTGCAGGATCAGAAGCGTCTCCTCCTCCCACAACTCCCCCGACAACCATCGTACGGTCTGTGGGGATCTAGCGTCATGTGCGAGTGAATGAagcaaaaatagaaaaaagaagACAGAAAAGAAACATCAAAATAagctaaaagaaaaaataaacagtatCAAAATATAGTAAACAAAACTTAAAAGCAGGACAGTTAATATCAGTGTCGGTAACTAACTAAAAGTAGTGACCCTACTGGTTtagtatgtttgtttgttttttcaaaatagaGTAGCTTTTCAGTTACAAGCTAGTTTCCAACAAGTGGCATTGTAATTCATCAATgatgcattacattgatgaaaagtgtaaaaacagtaaagacatttctaatgttaatatttccattaaaatattaagcagtagtttcttgatcatcaaatcagcatattagaatgattttcgAAGGATcaagtgacactaaagactggagtaatgatgctgaaaattcagctttaccatcacaggaataaactgtattttaaaatttcttaaaataggaaacagttcttttaaattgtaataatatttcacaatatttctgtctgtctggatttttttgatcaaataaatgcagtcttggtcaGCATAAAAcacttctttcagaaacaaaaaaatatcaaatcaaCCCCAATCTTTACAATGCAGTTAGTCGTTAAATTGACTGTAGCTGAACTACTGTAAACTATGAGCCTGTAACTTAGCAAGCAACAGTTCCAAGGTAGCTTCCTCAACATTCATACATGTAAAACAACATAAACGAATAGCAAATGTGATAACTGAACTTACTTTATCATTGGAATCAATCCATTTTTTTGGCAGCTTGATGCCCTGTTTTTCCACATCCTGGCCCTTAAAGCTACTCATGGCCCGGAAGCCGTAGACGTCGTCACTAATCCAACACAGTAGCTGGAGCTTTCCAACTATTAAAAGCAAACACATGAAAGCTAGTAGGTGAAACTCATAATGGACAGCAAAAATTGGAGTAATTGGTCTCACTTTACATGAGGTGGCCTTAAAAAGGGGTCgttaacccaaaaattaaaaatgatcccatgatttattcaccctcaagacatcctaggtgtatatcctgactatcttctttcagacgaacacaatcagagatatatttaaaaatatcctggctcttccaagctttataatggtagtgaattgATGATCTATTGATGATCCATACGGTTGCAGGGGGTTAAAAAGTCTTTtgaagcgaagcaatgggtttttgtaagaaaaacatgcatatttaaaactttataaaataaaataactagcttctgccagacgaCCGTACACACTGCGCAAGTCAACTTGTGCCAAATGAGTAACCCCCTGCCACGATGTATgacgtaggatgtaggagtatcgtaagcttagacCCTCTCGTGGTTAAaaaaaatagggctgggcaacaaaatCAAgatcctcttctcttatatcgaaatcctccatcattttagacttctaattcgtgaccgttgttttgttttgctctatcctctgcacttcTGTGTTCGTCAtgcgtcgggtcagaggtcactcttctgcCGCAAATCGATGTGTAAGGTCGTCTGCCAAAAGCTAGTTATCATAgtgaataaagttttaaatatggatatttttcttacaaaacccgatcactttgcttcagaaggccttttataatggatggaggcttttttttttttttttttgcttcaaaatgtgcccccccattcacaaccattataaagcttggagaagcaaggatatttttaaatatatctctgattgtgttcatctgaaagaagatagtcatacacctaggatggcttgagggtgagtaaatcatgggataattttcatttttgggtgaactaatcctttaactacaatgtacttaaatttaaattaataatttgatacaatgcacttgtTGTACATAACTGTAATCGTACATACCTGTaatacatctgtaattaatttctgtaattacatttataattacacagttgacccatcccttacaccttaacccaccctaAAACCTACCCATagcaccaaacctgtccctatcCTTACCCATTTCCTACCTCAATAACAGCATGTACATAGTatttaaggccacctaatataaagttgGACTGAGTAATTTACCACAAATGGTGAAATAAATGTGCATGCAAGTGGTCTTAATTAAGCTcattgttaaaggtgccgtagaacgtcttttcaaaagatgtaatataagtctaaggtgtcccctgaatgtgtctgtgaagtttcagctcaaaataccccatagatttttttaattcatttttttaattgcctattttggaccatcattaaatatgcaccgattcaggttgcgcggcaactttaaatctcatgctcccctcccccggagctcgcgcttgccttaaccatcataaacaaagttcacacagctaatataaccctcaaaatggatctttacaaagtgttcgtcatgcagcatgtctaatcgcataagtacagtgtttatttggatgtttacatttgattctgaatgagtttgaggctgtgctccatggctaaagctaacattacacactgttggagagatttataaagaatgaagttgtgtttatgaattatacagactgcaagtgtttaataatgaaaataacagcgactcttgtctccgtgaatacagtaataaacaatggtaactttaaccacatttaacagtacattagcaacatgctaacgaaacatttagaaaggcaatttacaaatatcactaaaaatatcatgatatcatggatcatgtcagttattattgctccatctgccatttttcgctattgttcttgcttgcttacctagtctgatgattcagctgtgcacagatccagacattaatactggctgcccttgtctaatgccttgaacat
The Chanodichthys erythropterus isolate Z2021 chromosome 2, ASM2448905v1, whole genome shotgun sequence DNA segment above includes these coding regions:
- the kcnj21 gene encoding G protein-activated inward rectifier potassium channel 4, producing MSSFKGQDVEKQGIKLPKKWIDSNDKIPTDRTMVVGGVVGGGDASDPAGCSLKKRRQRYVEKDGKCNVHHGNVRETYRYLTDIFTTLVDLKWRFNLLVFTLVYTTTWVFFGLIWWLIAYIRGDLDHTDDAKWTPCVNNLNGFVSAFLFSIETETTIGYGYRVITDKCPEGIILLLVQAILGSIVNAFMVGCMFVKISQPKKRAETLMFSNTAVISVRDSKLCLMFRVGDLRNSHIVEASIRAKLIRSKQTKEGEFIPLNQTDINVGFDTGDDRLFLVSPLIICHEINKNSPFWDISQEQLAREEFEIVVILEGMVEATGMTCQARSSYLNSEVLWGERFTPVLSLEEGFYEVDYDTFHHTYPSPTPSCSARELAELAKKGEAIPLPPISPPVSPPATLGEPLSPEEMHEEEDNEAAAAAEETISNGDVNRMEYEQE